TAGAGAGGAACCATCATGGCCATCATAGGCGCGACTCCCAGGCAGATGCCCGCCGATCCGGATGTTGTGCTCTGGCACCAGCAGGTGCCGGAGTGGTGGGGACTCTATCTCGTACAACCCTACGAACGTGCCATCTTCATAGACAACGGCCGGGTCGTCAAAGTGCTCGAAGGTGGGCGCCACAACGTCGAGCGATTCCCCGTAATCGACGTCGTCGATGTCATCTGGGTCGCCCTCAAGAACTTCCGGCTCGGCTTCTACGTCCAGGCCTACAGCCGGGAGACGGTTGAGGTCAAGATGTGGGGCTTCTCGGTCATGAAGGTCACCGACGTGGAGTCGTTCCTGCGGCACGTCGTCGGCAGCCAGCGAGTCTATGACCAGGAGGCGTTCAGCACCTGGATCCGCGGCCACATGATGTCCGTCATCCGCAGCCGCACCGCGGCCAGCACATATTCCGACTACATATCAGACCGAGCCGCCTTCATCGAGCGGATGCGCGCTGACCTGGAAAAGGTGCTGCTCGAATACGGTCTGGGCGTGACCACGATAGAGGTCGAGCGCATCAAGATACCGGACGACCTGGAGGCGACGCTCAAGGAAGGCGTGAAATCCAGCATCACGGCCGACGTGCTCAAGACCAAAGGTGCGGCGGTGTCCGAGGTCTACAAGGGCATGACCAATGCGGGCGTGAACCCGGCGACAATCGAGTTCTTCAAGACCCTCACCGGACGCGACATGTCCGAGATCTTCACCAATCTCGGCATCAGCCCACAAGAGGCAGCCAGCAAGCTGTCGGGTCAGGCGCAGACCGCTGGCCTGCTGGGCAAGGGAACTGGTTCACAAATGGGGCCGATGGACTTGATGATGTCGTTGTTCGCGATGCAGATGATGCAGAACATGACCGGTGTCTCGATGGGCAGACCTGCACAGCCGCCACCCGTCATGGCCCCGCCAGTTCCTACCCCACCCCCCGCGCCGAAAGAACCACAAGCGGCCAAATGCCCCAAGTGCAGTGAACCGCTGCCCACCACTGCGAAGTTCTGCCCGAACTGCGGCGCATCCACCCAAGTGCCCCGCTGCGCGCAGTGCGGAGCGGAGCTGCCGGACACAGCGAAGTTCTGTCCGCAGTGCGGAAAGCCTGCCGGCACGCAGTGACACCCATCGCAGACGGAGCGCAGTAACGATGTATGGGATTGTTCTTACTGGCCTTGGAGTAGTCCTACTCCTACTAATAGCCGGGTCGTTCTTCTGGGTGTTCAAGAGATTGCTCGGGAGTAGGGCGACTGAAGCAGACAAGACCGATGAGTCGCCTGACGAGGCGTCCTCTCGCTTCGATTCCACGCCCGCGGAGGCCGAGCAAGAGCAAGATCTGAATGGTGACGGCCAACTCGCCAGACTCCGCACCAGACTGGCCGCAGGCTGTCCTGGCTGCAAGGCCGCCACAGGCGTCACAGAGGACACGCCGATGGACAAGCTGAAGTCTACGATGCCCAAGAAGTGCTTCTACTGCGGGTTTGACTTCGAGAGCTTTTCGTGATGCGATACCTGCCGCCAAACGCGACCATGCGATTGTGGTCCCTCGCGAGTGCATGTCGGCCGCAGACCCTCCGCGAATCCGTGTCTAGGGTAGAACGCCAGTGATAGCTGCGTCTGTGGTGCTCGCGGTGGTCGGGTTTGTTGCGATAGTCGGCCTGCTGATAGCCGTCACGCGGAATGGCTCGTCCGGGTCAGACTCCTCGGCCGGTCTGCTGGACGTGCAGGTACAGACGCCGGTCACATACTATCGAGATGACCAACTAGCGAGGCTGCGGGTGGCGCTCGCTCAAGGGTGCCCCAACTGCAAGGCAGAGACTGGAGTCACACGAGCCACCAGCCTGGACAAAGTGGCTGTAGCTGTGACTAAGAAGTGTTTCTATTGCGGGTTCGATTTCGCAGGGCTCTCTGCGGAGGCGAGTGAATCGGAAGATCGGCAGTCATCGCTAGACGGCTGAAGGATGAAGTAGCATGCCAGCCTGTCCGAAGTGCGGTGCTGATGCCGACGATGGAGCCGAGAAGTGCTTCTACTGCGGGACAAAGTTGCCACGCCGCGGGGCGACGGCCGACCAGACTCGTGCGCCCGCCACCGCTTCAGTTGCGCGCCCCGCACAGCAGTTGTCGCACTGCAGTCGGCAAAAGGCGATGCTCCTGTGCTTGTTCCTCGGCTGGACCGGAGCCCACCGCTTCTATGTGGGTAAGTCCAACAGCGGCCGCCTGTGGGCGATGACGTTGGGCGTGCTAGGCGTCGGCTGGCTGGTTGATACAGTCGCAATCGCGGCGGGTTCGTTCAAAGACAGCGACGGACTCCCTCTTGCTTGACGCTGCCGGCCGTACAGAAGGAGATATATGACCTGTCCTGAGTGCGGCGCAAAGGTCAAGGACGACGAAGCCAAGTGCTTCTACTGCGGCACGCGGCTTCGGGAGGAACCCAAACCGACGCCACAACCTAGACCTACCTTCGTGCCGCCTACCGAGGTGACGACCCCATCCCCAAGTGGCAGCCACGTGTGGATCTGGGGGGTTGTAGCGCTGGTGGTCGTCGTCCTCCTGGTCATTGCGGGAGTGATCGTGTCGTCCGTGCAGCAGTATCAGTCACGTTGGCGGCCCGTACCGGAGACGGCAGAGGTAGTACAGAGCACGCCGGCTACGAGGAGTGATGCGGAGCAACCGGTCCGTGAGCAGAAGCGACCTGCCGTCAGCCCGAAGCCCCTGGTAAAGAAGCAGAGTCGGCCAGACGACGAGACGCCGAGGGCAAGCGGGATGACTTCTGTGCGAACGAACAGCCAAGGGTATGAGGAGTACCGTTGGGAGAAAGATGGCGCGACGGTCATCAAGATTCCGGCAGGGACGTTCACGATGGGTTCGACTGTCTACAGTGACGAGGAGCCGGTGCACCAGGTGTATCTCGATGAGTACTACATTGACAAGTACGAAGTTACCAACCGGCAGTACAAGAGGTTCTGCGACTCGACCGGCAGGAGCTGGCCGCCCGACCCCGGTTTCCCCGGTATGTCGAACTACTTCACTAGCTTCCCTGACTGTCCGGTCGTCTATGTGTCTTGGGAAGATGCGGCGGCTTACTGCACGTGGGCGGGCAAGCGGTTGCCGACCGAGGCGGAATGGGAAAAGGCGGCGCGCGGCACGGACGGGCGGAAGTACCCGTGGGGCAGCTCCGCGCCGGGTGCGGGTGGGCTATGCCGTTACATCGAGTTCGTTGATTGTTATCCCGCACCGGTCGGCAGTTACGAGCGTGGTGCTAGCCCTTATGGATGCATGGACATGGCAGGTAACGTGTGGGAGTGGTGCTCGGACTGGCTCGACGCCAGCTACTATGGCCGGAGTCCGGACAGCAATCCCGCAGGGCCTTCTTCTGGCTCGGGCCGCGTCTATCGCGGCGGGAGTTGGAACGGCGATGACAATTGGCTGCGTTGTTCCATGCGGAACTTTCACAATCCATGGTACCGGTCCTGCAAACTTGGCTTTCGATGTGCCGGCAGGCGATAACCCGACGCCTTTCGCTTCGGACCACGCACTGAGGTAGCAGGATTCGTCGACAAAGTAGGTGGTGGATTTGACCTCACTGGTCGTCGCTGACGTGAAGGAGGAATTGCGATGAAGTGCGACAAGTGCGGAGCTGAACAGCAAGAAGAGAACAGGGTTCGGTGCTACAAGTGCGGCGCGGAACTGGCCGGTGAGCCGTCATGGCCAAAGGTGTCGGTCTCGGCCACGACCATTGTCCCCGTTGATGGAATGGCCATAACTTCCATCATTTGTGGGGCAGTAGGCGTCATACTGGGCCCCATACTCACAGGTGCCCTAGACGGTGACAACCGCGTGATTGGCGTCGTGCTGGGAGTGCTGTTGGGCCTTATCGCGATTGGCTCCGGCGTCGCAGGCGGTTGCAGCATCTCCCGCAGTCTGGGCCGAAAGAGCGGCAAGCTCCTCGTCACGTTCGGTATCATTCTCGGCCTGGCGACGCTGTTCCTCGTCATCGTTATCGCGCTGGCGGCATCGTCCGCAGCTCAAGGTCAGTAGGCCAGCCCTTCGCGCCTGCGAACTCCGAGAGG
The DNA window shown above is from candidate division WOR-3 bacterium and carries:
- a CDS encoding TM2 domain-containing protein gives rise to the protein MPACPKCGADADDGAEKCFYCGTKLPRRGATADQTRAPATASVARPAQQLSHCSRQKAMLLCLFLGWTGAHRFYVGKSNSGRLWAMTLGVLGVGWLVDTVAIAAGSFKDSDGLPLA
- a CDS encoding zinc-ribbon domain-containing protein; protein product: MTCPECGAKVKDDEAKCFYCGTRLREEPKPTPQPRPTFVPPTEVTTPSPSGSHVWIWGVVALVVVVLLVIAGVIVSSVQQYQSRWRPVPETAEVVQSTPATRSDAEQPVREQKRPAVSPKPLVKKQSRPDDETPRASGMTSVRTNSQGYEEYRWEKDGATVIKIPAGTFTMGSTVYSDEEPVHQVYLDEYYIDKYEVTNRQYKRFCDSTGRSWPPDPGFPGMSNYFTSFPDCPVVYVSWEDAAAYCTWAGKRLPTEAEWEKAARGTDGRKYPWGSSAPGAGGLCRYIEFVDCYPAPVGSYERGASPYGCMDMAGNVWEWCSDWLDASYYGRSPDSNPAGPSSGSGRVYRGGSWNGDDNWLRCSMRNFHNPWYRSCKLGFRCAGRR
- a CDS encoding zinc-ribbon domain-containing protein; the encoded protein is MAIIGATPRQMPADPDVVLWHQQVPEWWGLYLVQPYERAIFIDNGRVVKVLEGGRHNVERFPVIDVVDVIWVALKNFRLGFYVQAYSRETVEVKMWGFSVMKVTDVESFLRHVVGSQRVYDQEAFSTWIRGHMMSVIRSRTAASTYSDYISDRAAFIERMRADLEKVLLEYGLGVTTIEVERIKIPDDLEATLKEGVKSSITADVLKTKGAAVSEVYKGMTNAGVNPATIEFFKTLTGRDMSEIFTNLGISPQEAASKLSGQAQTAGLLGKGTGSQMGPMDLMMSLFAMQMMQNMTGVSMGRPAQPPPVMAPPVPTPPPAPKEPQAAKCPKCSEPLPTTAKFCPNCGASTQVPRCAQCGAELPDTAKFCPQCGKPAGTQ